The sequence GGCGTGGCGGCGGGACCGTGGCGCGGCACTGGTGAAGCTGTTGGCCGTCACCCGCTCGCACCGCATTCACCGCGAACAGGTGATGGAGGCCTTTTGGCCCGATCTCGATCCGGAGGCCGCCGGTGCCAACCTGCGCAAGGCCATTCATTTTGCCCGCCGCGCGCTTGGCGCCAATGACCTTATCGAGCAGACGGCCGATGTCATCGCGCTCGCCCCCGCTGGCGATCTCGAAATCGACGTCGACGCGTTCGAGGCCGCCGCCAGGCTTGCCTTGCGCGGGCAAGATCCCGCCGCCTGTGAGGCGGCCGCCGATCTCTACAGGGGAGACCTGCTGCCGGACGATCCCTATGTCGACTGGTTCGAAACGCCCCGCCAGGCCCTGCGGCAGCGCTATGCCGAGGTGCTGCGGGCCGGCAAGCTGTGGCAGCGCCTGATCGCGCTGGACCCGGCCGACGAGCAGGCGCAATGCGCCCTGATGCAGGCGGCGCTCGACGCCGGCAACCGGGCCGAGGCGATCCGGCTGTTCAATCAGCTCAGCCAAAACCTGCGCATCGATCTTGGCGTCGGCCCGGGCGCCGAAACCGTGAAGCTCTACGAAAAGGCGCTGGCGGTGCCCTCTATCGACCCCGTCGGCTTGAGCGACCGCATCCGCGCCTCGCTGGCCTGGGGCTTGCTGCATCTGCAAAGCGGCGACTTCGCCAGGGCGGGCCAGGTTGGCCGGGAAACCCGCGATCTGGCGATGGGCGCGGGGTTGGCCCGCGAGGTTGGCGAGGCCAGCGCCCTGATCGGCCTGGTGGCCCACATGCAGGGCCAGTGGCGCGAGCTGTTCAGGGCGGAGTTCATCGAATGGGTCCGCTCCAAGCCAGCCTTCGTCTCCAACGTTTTTGACGGGCATCTGTGCCTGGCCGAATTCTGCCTCTGCAGTGCCAAGGGCCACCACGACATCGCCGCCTCGGCCCGGGAGCTCCTGTCGGTGGCCGAGGGCGCCGGCTCGGTCGCCGGGCGCGGCCTTGCCTCGCTCGTGCTGGGCGAAGCAGCGCTCTTCTCGGGCCAGTTGGCCGAGGCCGAACGCATGTTGACCGAAGCCGAAAGACTCTACGCGCAGGTGGGAGCCGTGGCCGGCCGCGTACTGGCGCTGCAGCGCCTGACGGAACTCGCGCTTGCCAGACGCCAGAAATGGCAGGCGGGACGGTTGATCCACCGCGCCACCACCCTTGCCCATTCTTCCTGGCTGGCGCCACATTTGCTGATCAGCCTGAAGGGTCTCGAGGTGCGGGCCGCCACCACCTCCGAGAGGATCGCCGAGACCATTCGCGAAGGTGACCGCATGCTGTCATCGGGCTGCAATTGCCAGCCTTGCTCGATGACCTTCCGTACCGCGGCTGCCGTTGCCCTGGCCGAGGCGGGTGAGATCGAGCAGGTCAACCGCCGGCTCGACGAGGCTGAGCGGGTCGCCGGCATGTGGAATGGCGGCCCCTGGGTGGCGGCCGTGTGGGAGGCGCGCGGCGTGCAGCGCCGGGCCGAGCGTAACGAAACCCGGGCCGTGGCGGCGTTCGAGGAAGCAGCCACGCGCTTTGCCGCGCTTGGCAGACCGATCGACGAGGTGCGCTGTCGGGCACGGATGGCAGATCTGGGCTAGCACCGCCCAAGAGCACGAGTTCAGCTTAAAAAAACGAATAGTCCCAGTTTCTTAACCGGGGTTTCTCGTTCGCGAAAAATGGCTTTGCAGCACGGTGCGAAACTTCTGCATCGTCTTTTCAGTTGTCTGTGCGTCGGCCGCCGCAAAGCCCATGACGAGGCCGTTCTGCTCCGTGCCGTGACGGTACTGGATCGACAGCGCCGAGACGTTGATCCCCTGCTGGAGTGCCGCCTCGGCAACCGCCCTGTCGCTGCATCTGCCGCGAAAAATGCCGACGACCTGGATGCCGGACTCGGTCGTGTGGAAATCCAGCCATTCCCCGAGATGCCTTTGCGCGCTTTCCAGGAAGAACTGCCGTCTCTCCGCGTAGAGCCGCCGCATGCGCCGGAGATGGCGGGTGAAATGCCCTCATTCATGAAGTCCGCGAGCGCGGCCTGGGTCAGCAAAGGCGCGAACTGGCCGCTGACGCTCAGCGCCGAGACGATCGTATGGTCTATCGCCTTGGGCGCCACCATGAAGCCCAGCCG is a genomic window of Mesorhizobium huakuii containing:
- a CDS encoding AfsR/SARP family transcriptional regulator — protein: MRVRIQLLGGFSVSLDDQLIPATAWRRDRGAALVKLLAVTRSHRIHREQVMEAFWPDLDPEAAGANLRKAIHFARRALGANDLIEQTADVIALAPAGDLEIDVDAFEAAARLALRGQDPAACEAAADLYRGDLLPDDPYVDWFETPRQALRQRYAEVLRAGKLWQRLIALDPADEQAQCALMQAALDAGNRAEAIRLFNQLSQNLRIDLGVGPGAETVKLYEKALAVPSIDPVGLSDRIRASLAWGLLHLQSGDFARAGQVGRETRDLAMGAGLAREVGEASALIGLVAHMQGQWRELFRAEFIEWVRSKPAFVSNVFDGHLCLAEFCLCSAKGHHDIAASARELLSVAEGAGSVAGRGLASLVLGEAALFSGQLAEAERMLTEAERLYAQVGAVAGRVLALQRLTELALARRQKWQAGRLIHRATTLAHSSWLAPHLLISLKGLEVRAATTSERIAETIREGDRMLSSGCNCQPCSMTFRTAAAVALAEAGEIEQVNRRLDEAERVAGMWNGGPWVAAVWEARGVQRRAERNETRAVAAFEEAATRFAALGRPIDEVRCRARMADLG